From Mytilus galloprovincialis chromosome 9, xbMytGall1.hap1.1, whole genome shotgun sequence, the proteins below share one genomic window:
- the LOC143046620 gene encoding uncharacterized protein LOC143046620 yields MNASWQYNFLTKTIERIYGRIKWSCKSQQERLDMNKAAEKRLHILSTSISKVMKDLISKAEIRCADLSRKANLHLNHSETKKKMFQWTNNELLFEDEYPHKPITSIGKMKLRAELLIDRRIWRELYSFLNTEEIETLRVDFDNMLLAELQLFDEQSKEVRALILDYKIPDDPYELLKGIAIGTAVIIALPVCLPLSVLSLLTLPFLLNRDKFISLKEKHTIEDFKLRPLEFMIKWSDEILPRFSEKRIYSYLSSNYIEDFRDKVRNICGKIIPQQIDADTIYIKNVTQDIRSYIDIRTIYLPFGDRAKCIMGKLLITYIEYFPHYSDPPAELRSCEHAQTLEGRFAHVREIEMMREQNWVKAVVKSMKQPLQTDSSLIQLTEVNSIRNVNHPNIVQVYGISIRIDYQGYKYLELRMEHCSESLENLILKNKHFVPCGNLKDWNIYESEKSKAFYIKTMSGISTGIAHLHEAGFIHKNLKMSNVFIKDRVAKIADAGLLQPTEHICTIGGIYLPTAVAPEIFTDKYCERTESDIYSIGILMWEVYYGRPAFKLINEQDSESKNEKSEEYTIEVKDAQQLIDYVKTGQRLSFEKNQPVPALMKLISKCWNNAMDKRPTANTVTSKLLNLI; encoded by the exons GTAATGAAAGATCTCATTTCAAAAGCCGAAATTCGATGTGCCGATCTGTCAAGAAAAGCTAACCTTCACCTAAATCATTCAGAAACAAAGAAGAAAATGTTCCAATGGACGAATAATGAGCTTTTGTTTGAGGATGAATACCCTCACAAACCGATAACATCAATTGGTAAAATGAAATTAAGGGCAGAACTTCTGATAGATCGCCGTATATGGAGAGAATTGTATTCGTTCTTGAATACAGAAGAAATAGAAACATTGCGTGTGGATTTCGATAACATGTTGTTGGCAGAACTACAGTTATTTGATGAGCAAAGCAAAGAAGTTAGAGCACTAATTCTTGATTACAAAATACCAGATGATCCATATGAACTTCTTAAAGGCATTGCTATTGGAACAGCAGTTATTATAGCACTCCCTGTGTGTCTTCCTTTAAGTGTGTTGAGTTTACTCACACTTCCATTTTTGTTAAACAGAGACAAGTTTATATCCCTCAAGGAGAAGCATACAATTGAGGACTTCAAATTAAGGCctttagaatttatgataaaatggtCCGATGAAATTCTACCGAGGTTCTCAGAAAAAAGAATTTATTCTTACCTTAGTTCTAATTATATTGAAGATTTTAGAGACAAGGTTCGAAATATTTGCGGAAAGATCATACCTCAACAGATTGACGCCGACACAATTTATATCAAGAACGTCACACAGGATATTCGATCTTACATAGACATCAGAACAATCTACCTTCCCTTTGGCGATAGGGCAAAATGTATAATGGGGAAGTTACTCATTACTTACATAGAATACTTTCCGCATTATTCAGATCCACCTGCAGAGTTGAGAAGTTGTGAACATGCCCAGACATTAGAAGGAAGATTTGCTCATGTACGTGAAATTGAAATGATGAGGGAACAAAACTGGGTCAAAGCTGTGGTCAAGTCAATGAAACAGCCCTTGCAAACTGATAGTTCTTTGATTCAGTTAACGGAGGTGAATTCTATAAG aaatgTTAACCATCCAAACATAGTTCAAGTATATGGAATTTCTATCAGAATTGATTACCAAGGTTACAAATATTTGGAACTGCGCATGGAGCATTGCTCAGAAAGCCTAGAGaacttaattttgaaaaataaacactTTGTACCATGTGGTAATCTAAAAGATTGGAACATCTACGAATCCGAGAAGTCAAAGGCGTTTTATATCAAAACAATGTCAGGAATTTCAACGGGAATTGCACACCTTCATGAGGCAGGATTTATACACAAGAATCTGAAAATGTCTAATGTGTTT ATCAAAGATAGAGTGGCGAAAATTGCAGATGCCGGACTCTTACAACCAACTGAGCACATATGCACAATTGGTGGCATATATTTACCGACAGCAGTTGCGCCGGAGATATTCACAGATAAATATTGCGAAAGAACAGAATCAGATATATACAGTATTGGAATTTTGATGTGGGAAGTTTACTACGGACGTCCTGCATTTAAGC TCATCAACGAGCAAGATTCAGAATCAAAAAATGAGAAGAGTGAAGAATACACTATTGAAGTTAAAGATGCTCAACAGTTGATTGATTACGTGAAAACAGGTCAACGCCTTTCTTTTGAAAAGAATCAACCAGTTCCGGCTTTGATGAAGTTGATATCAAAATGTTGGAATAACGCTATGGATAAACGTCCTACTGCAAATACAGTTACTTCCAAACTACTAAACTTAATTTAA